A stretch of the Arachis stenosperma cultivar V10309 chromosome 6, arast.V10309.gnm1.PFL2, whole genome shotgun sequence genome encodes the following:
- the LOC130934147 gene encoding uncharacterized protein LOC130934147: MDYERAGAERKLQLQELESLRLEAYENSRLYKENVKAVHDKSIKRREFQPGDLVLLYNSRMRLMPGKLKSRWDGPYRVEKVEPYGVFHLSHPSSSELIKVNGHRLKLFHGEKMAKNQELEIFLLEDPPTAED; encoded by the coding sequence atggaCTATGAGAGAGCCGGAGCTGAACGGAAGTTGCAATTGCAAGAATTAGAGAGCCTTCGCCTTGAAGCTTATGAAAACTCCAGGCTGTATAAAGAGAATGTGAAGGCTGTACATGACAAGAGCATTAAGAGAAGAGAATTCCAACCAGGGGACTTAGTCCTACTCTACAACTCTAGAATGCGACTCATGCCAGGCAAACTGAAATCCAGATGGGATGGTCCGTATCGAGTAGAGAAGGTGGAACCCTATGGAGTCTTTCACTTGagccatccttcaagctctgaacttatCAAGGTCAATGGACATCGCTTGAAGTTATTCCATGGTGAAAAGATGGCAAAAAACCAGGAActagagatcttcctcttggaagatccaCCAACAGCAGAAGACTGA